A single Leptospira barantonii DNA region contains:
- a CDS encoding c-type cytochrome: MNSKNMIISIVIALTSLVLFLNCGDKSEKPAETPAPAATETASALSPELQKGQEIFLQNCSSCHGEKGAGDGAAAASLNPKPRNYKAPAAQWKNGNTEAGILKTLNNGIPASPMVAYKFLGDENLKLLAKYVVHLSQN, encoded by the coding sequence TCTTACCTCTTTGGTTCTTTTTCTGAACTGCGGAGATAAGTCCGAGAAACCAGCTGAAACTCCTGCGCCTGCCGCGACGGAAACCGCTTCAGCTCTAAGCCCCGAACTTCAAAAAGGACAGGAAATCTTTTTACAAAATTGCTCTTCCTGTCACGGTGAAAAAGGAGCTGGAGACGGAGCCGCGGCCGCGAGCTTAAATCCGAAACCTCGTAACTACAAGGCGCCTGCCGCTCAGTGGAAGAATGGAAACACGGAAGCGGGAATCTTGAAAACTTTGAACAACGGGATCCCAGCGAGTCCGATGGTCGCTTACAAGTTCTTAGGCGACGAGAATTTGAAACTACTTGCAAAATACGTAGTTCACCTTTCTCAAAACTAA